The following proteins are co-located in the Manihot esculenta cultivar AM560-2 chromosome 9, M.esculenta_v8, whole genome shotgun sequence genome:
- the LOC110623254 gene encoding uncharacterized protein LOC110623254: MFNERDRSCILNIPLSLSSYSDTWCWKFESKGHYSVKSAYRLLVDGFQHREGSEIWKRFWKAKVPPKVLNFCWRALVNVIPCLSSLQSKRVPVDPSCPLCHVAPENVLHILIQCPFARSCWLSSPLGWPAPSASSLNEWFSLAFSSASVENASLMLMILWALWQNRNNVVWKGQGQTASGVFFMALNFLQQWKAARVVSSVSTIVNPARPIWSPPPHGWIKANIDASLSLQQGSVGFGCVIRKDDGSFVAARAGSFYSQMDAKCAEAIAFRKALSWIKDSYTRKELELLIVQEMDDEYRNKKKGILKW, from the exons ATGTTCAACGAAAGAGATAGAAGTTGTATTTTGAACATCCCTCTTAGTCTTTCATCGTATTCTGATACATGGTGCTGGAAATTCGAGTCCAAAGGTCACTATTCGGTTAAGAGTGCATATAGGTTACTGGTTGATGGCTTTCAACATAGGGAAGGGAGCGAGATATGGAAAAGGTTCTGGAAAGCTAAAGTTCCCCCAAAAGTGCTCAATTTCTGCTGGCGGGCTCTAGTTAATGTTATCCCTTGCCTCTCGTCACTTCAGTCCAAGAGAGTCCCAGTTGATCCTTCATGCCCGTTGTGTCATGTAGCCCCTGAGAATGTCTTGCATATTTTGATTCAGTGCCCTTTTGCCCGCAGCTGCTGGTTAAGCTCGCCGTTGGGTTGGCCTGCGCCTTCTGCATCTTCTTTAAATGAGTGGTTTTCTTTAGCCTTCTCTTCTGCTTCTGTGGAAAATGCCTCCCTTATGCTAATGATCTTATGGGCTTTGTGGCAAAATAGGAACAATGTTGTATGGAAGGGCCAGGGTCAGACTGCGagtggtgtgttcttcatggctctgaattttttgcagcaatggaAAGCAGCTCGGGTCGTGTCCTCAGTAAGCACCATTGTCAACCCGGCTCGCCCGATCTGGTCTCCTCCGCCGCACGGTTGGATCAAGGCGAACATTGACGCCTCTTTAAGCTTGCAACAAGGTTCGGTAGGTTTCGGTTGTGTAATCCGGAAGGATGATGGGAGTTTTGTGGCTGCTAGAGCAGGCTCTTTTTATAGCCAGATGGATGCAAAGTGTGCTGAAGCTATAGCATTCCGGAAAgcattgagctggattaaaga TTCTTATACAAGGAAAGAGTTAGAGCTACTGATTGTACAAGAAATGGATGATGAGTACCGAAATAAGAAAAAAGGCATTCTAAAGTGGTAA